Genomic DNA from Methanofollis sp. W23:
ATGTCGTCTCTCCAGCGGGCGACAACAGGGTACCGCTCGATCCTCGTATGACCGTGGCGCTCGAAAAACGAAAGAAACGCCTCTCTCATCTCGTCAAGGGTATGCGGTTCAAAGACCGGGTTGCCGATGAAGGAGTACGGCTCGCAGGGGGCGTCGCCGCAGGTCTCCCTCTCAGGGTCCCGTGTCCAGTAGGCCGCCCCGCACTTGGTGCAGACCTTCCGCACAAGTCCCTGGGATTTAAAATAATCAAGTTGATACTCTTCTTCGAGCATTCAAAACCACGTCTTGGTATTGTATTACTTGTCAATGATTCATAATTGTGTTCATCAGGCCTATCGATTCCGCCCCATAATGTCGAGATACCAGGCATTTACCGGGGTGTATCGGCCGGTCAGAGCGGCAATACGGGCGGCAAGGATATGCCAGCAGCACCGGCCCCGGTAGGTGAAGTCTTTGCAGGTGCAGAAGTCGTCTTCGACGATGTATTCTTCACTGCGTCCCTGTACCACGAAAAAATCGTGATATTTCTTGACTCTGCCGCTCTCGACCGCCTCGATGGCCTTCTGGCCGCGCATCCGGTAGCGCTTGCGGAGGGCTTCGCGGGTCTCAGGGGTGAGCCCGGCCTCCTGCACTCCTGCCCAGAACTCGTTCATGGAATGGTGGTGAGGCGCGGGGTGTCTGCAAGATAGTCCCAGCCTTCGCGCAGGGCGAGCGTCTCTATGGCCAGGGCTTCGAGGGCATAGTGGGTCGACTCGATGCAGGGGAGGGGGGAGGCCCTGGCCACGTGGTGCTTCAACTCCGCAGAGAGGAAGGCGTCGGCGCCGAGGGCGGCGGCCTCCTCGATGAGGGCGGGGTCAAACCCGCTCCCGCCGACGACGCCGAGGTACTCGGGGTCGTGTGCCTCGCCCCAGACCCTGACGTTCCCGCCGATCCGTGCGGCCATCTCAGTGAGGGAGAGGGTGCACCGGCCGACGACGCCAAGCGACATCGGCCTGGTATCTTCAAGCCCGAGGCGCGCCGCAAGGATGTCGTTCACCCCGCCGCTCGCATGATCGAAGTTGGTGTGCATCACATAGAGGTTGATGCCGTGGCTAAGGAGGGGGGCGAGCACCTGTGCGTCCCTGCCCCGCACCGCGGTCACCGGGGTCCAGAGGGGGGTGTGGTGGACGACCAGGAGGTCGGCGCCCCGTGCCGCGGCGGCATCAGCCACGGCGGGGGTGGCGTCAAGGGCGCAGCAGACGGTGCCGACCTCCTCCCGCCCTTCGACAATGAGGCCGATCCGTCCCTCGTCGAACTCTTCTGCGAGTTCGGGGGGTGCGATCTCTTCGAGATGCGCGACGATGTCTGCGATATGCATGTACAGGAGTCAGCGTCCCCCATAATGAAACGATGTATTACCCCGAGTGATTAGAAAGGGCTATAAATATGCTCAATCTATATCTCGATATGGAGAAGTCCATCGAAGAGATCAATACGAGAATACGCGATGGCAATGCCAGGGTCGTCTCGGCCGAGGAGATGCCTGATATCGTCGCGGAACTCGGCGAGGAAGAGGCCCTCAGAGAGGTGGACGTCGTCACCACCGGTACCTTCGGTGCGATGTGCTCGACCGGCGCCTTCCTCAACTTCGGGCATGCCGACCCGCCGATCAGGATGGAACGGGTCTGGCTCAATGACGTCGAGGCATACAGCGGACTTGCGGCCGTGGACGCCTATATGGGGGCGGCAAGCGAATCGACGACGCAGGGGAACGCCTACGGCGGCGCCCATGTTATCGAGGACTTCGTCTCAGGGCGGCCGGTCGAGGTGCGCGCCATCTCCAAGGGCACCGACTGTTATCCGCGCCGGACGGTGACGACGACCCTGCTCCTCGAAGACCTCAATGACGCCGTCATGGTCAACCCGAGAAATTCGTTCCAGTGTTATGATGCCGCCACGAACATGACCGAGCGTGTCATCCACACCTATATGGGGATGCTCCTCCCACACACCGGGAATGTCTCGTTCTCTGGCGCAGGCGCGCTCTCTCCGCTTGCAAACGACCCCGCCTACCGGGTGATCGGGAGCGGGGTGCCCATCTTCCTGGGCGGGACCCAGGGGATGGTCGTGGGCCAGGGGACCCAGTCTTCGCCGGCGACCGGGTTTGCAAACCTGATGACCACCGGGAATCTCAAGGAGATGAGCCCTGAGTTCCTCCGTGCGGCGACCTTCACCGGCTATGGGGTGACGATGTACGTCGGGGTCGGCGTCCCGATCCCGGTCGTGGACCTGGACGTAGTGCGGAGCACGGCGGTGAGAGACGAGGAGATCATGACCAATATCGTGGACTATGGGACGCCGCACCGCGAGCGCCCGGCCATCGCCCGGGTCAGTTATGCCGACCTCAAGAGCGGGAAGGTGGAGATCGACGGCGAGGAGGTGCGGACGTCCTCGCTCTCCAGTTACCGGAAGGCCCGGGAGATCGCCGAGACGATCCGCACCTGGGTGGAGGCCGGGTCCATGGAACTCTCACTCCCGACCCGAAGGTTCAACGCCGCCAAGCGGACCAGGCCGATGCGGGAGACGAAGGTGGTGCCGAGAGTGCGCGAGATCATGGACACAAAGGTCGTGGCCGTCGCCGAGGACGAACCGATCCGCACGGCCGCGGCGAAGTTGCTCAAGGGCGAGACCAACCATCTCCCGGTCCTCAACGGCGAGGGGCAACTCGTCGGGATCGTGACCACCTATGATGTCACCAAGGCGGTCGGGAGCACCCGTGAACTCACGGTGGTGCGGGATATCATGACCCGCAAGGTGGTGCGGACGACGCCTGAGGAGGCGGTGGATGTCGCGGCCCAGAAACTTGAGCGGCACAATATCAGCGCCCTGCCGGTGGTCGATCCCGCCCACCGGGTGATCGGGATGCTCTCTGCGATCGATTTAGGAAAACTCCTGGGCGGGAGGTGGCAATTATGAAACTGCAGGTCTCGTTCTCCCGCAAAAAGGTCAGCGAACCGATCATCGCGAGGGTGGTCAGGGATACCGGGGTGCTCATCAATGTCGAGCGGGCACGGATCGAGCCGAGCGAGGGGAAGGTGCTGATCGATGTCCCTGACGAGAGTGTGAAACTGGTCTGCGAGAAGATGCGGGCGCTCGGTGCCACAGTCGAGGTGCTGGAGCATGCGGTCATGCACGACGAGGAGGAGTGCGTGGACTGCGGGGCATGCATCAGCGTCTGTCCGCAGGAGGTCTTCTCCTTCGACGAGGAGTGGGCCCTCACCCTCGACCAGGGTCGGTGCGTCCTCTGCGGTCGGTGCGTGCAGGCCTGCCCACATGGCGCACTGACGGTGGAGAAGTAATTCTTTTCTCCTCTTTTTTTGGTGCGGAATCTCTCGCGGGCATGCGGCGGAATGATTCCTGGTGATATCGGGGTTCTCGCAAGAGGGTGCTTTCGATCTGTACCTCTCTCTCACGGCCGTCTGAAAACACCGGATCACGGTTCCCCTGCATGAAGAGATCGCAAAGGGTACGCTGAATGATATCGTCACCAGGGTATCGCAGTGGGAACAATAGTGCCAGAGAAGACCTTTTTGATCTGCTGCGGTAAATCGTGCTATTTTTGGCTTTGTAGATTCCCTCACTCATACCAGGAAGGGGTGAGAGTTTGCTATGAAAAACACTGCGATGTTTTTCCAAAGAACCGCTTGAAACGTTGTTTCATCATCGATTCTACAGAGCCCTTATTATGAAGACAGGGGGGGCGGGTATCAGTCGAAAGAAAGAGGAACCCCCTCACTCAGGTCAGGACTTGAGATAATCTCTGGTATGAGACGACGGACGTCTTCGAGGGATTCAACTGGTGAGGGATGTACACTTCCACTCTCCTGATCTTCTGCGATCCAATACCTCTACCCTTATCATGATGATTGGGGAGGAGAGAGATGGGTCGGGGGAAGAATGGTCGCCCTTACCTGATCTCATGACCTGCGGCCCTCTCCTTCGCAAGCTCTTTTGCATGAGAAGACCCAACCCGCTGATCGAGAGGATTTCTGATGATCAGAGAGCACTTCGAGTACAAACAGACGATCACGACGGTCCTTGCCGACGAGGAGGCGCACGTCGCGGCGGCAAAGGAGGGGATGCTCCGTGCACGCGAGGAACTGGAGCGGTTCATCATGGAGGATTCCTTCTTCGGGGTGACCTTCGACCCCTACGCCCCGGAGGCCGAAAGCCTGACGGTGCGGCGGATGGGTGCCGCCTCGCGTGAGGCGGGCGTCGGGCCGATGGCGGCAGTGGCCGGGACGATCGCCTGGGCAGGGGCTGAGGCGATGCAGGCGGCGGGGGCGAGGTTCGGGGTCGTCGACAACGGCGGCGACATCGCCCTCTTCTCGAATCGCGAGGTGCGGGTCGGGGTCCATGCCGGGGCCTCACCCTTCTCAGATCGACTCGCCTTCGTCGTCCCGCCGCAGGAGGAGATCCTCGGGATCTGCACCTCGTCGGCGACGGTCGGGCCCTCGATCTCCTTCGGGGTCGCGGACGCGGTTACGGTCTTCTCCCGCGACGTCTCACGCGCCGATGCCTGGGCCACGTCGCTGTGCAACACGCTCTGTCCAGGGGATGAGGAGCCCTTCGCCCCCCTCGAAGGCACGGCGGTGGACGGGGCGATCGTGATCCTGGGCGAGGAGATCGGGGTCTGGGGGGAGGTGCCCGAGATTACGGGAGCGACCGTCGACCCTTCTCTCATCACGAGGGGTGAGTCGAGACCGGAAGGTCGCCGGTAAAATGTGATCGCAGGGGTTCTGGGGAAGTGCCCCGGCGTGAAGGTGTGATGATAAGGCGTGCCGCCCCTCTCAGAGGATCTTTCCCACCATCTCGCGCCGGGGGGCCGTGCCCCCCGGAACCCCCCACGACGAAGATAGCCGAGGGACGGCAACGGGTGGTGTTTTTCTCTGTTGTCCTGTTGTAAGGGGAATGATCAAAAGAATCTCCAACGCGGCCTTCCCGGTCCAATCCTGACACGGGGGTCCGGGGGTCGCACCCCCCGGCGTGATTCATGAGGGAAGGCACACGGTTGATCGGTGCAAGGGATCGGTATGGTGATCAATCAGTCGTGCCGCCCCTCATCACGCGAGATTTTCGTAGACGTAATCGACCGCCCGCTCCCGCGCTCCCTTCCCGGTGAAGCGTTCGTAGGTCTTCTCGCCGTCTGAGACCTCGATCCCTGCCCCGCCTTCCCCGACCGAAAAGACCAGTTCAAAGACATCGGCCTCATCGAAGAGGATCCCCCTGAGGGTCTCAGAGGCAGGGGTGAGCATCAGCCGCTCGGCCTGGAGTTCGCCGCCCGGTTCTTCCCTGAAAAAATAGAGGTATGCCTGGTATGCGTTGAGGAGGTCTGAGGTGAGGAGTTCGAGACGCAGGTCGTCGGAGAGGTCGTCGAGGAGACGGACAAGTTTTTCGTCGTCTTCGTCGGCCTGCTCAAGCAGTCGGTCGGCGATCTCTGCAAGTGTGGGGTAATCAGTCATACCCACTCACCTCATCTCTCCAGGATAAAGTATATTGTGGAATCACGCACAAAATACGGTGTGAAAACCGAAGAATTCGACTGGATGGTCTACCATGCGATCGCCTGGGGCCACGCCGCGACCATTCCCGCCCTCATAGAGTATGTCGGCAGGGAGAAGACGGCTGTCGAGGAGTCGGTCGACCGGCTCGTCTCCTATCTGCTCATCGAGCGGGACGGCGAGAAGGTGCGGGCGCTTTCGGTTGAAGAATCGATTCTGAAATGTCAGTTGAAACATACCGCCGGTATCCCGCTTGAGATCGAGAACGGCGTGATTAAGATACCAGATTTTGCACGGAACGGTGACAAACCATGAGAAAAGTATGCATCCTCAGGCTCGGTCACCGGCCTGAGCGTGACCACCGGGTAACCACCCATGTCGGACTCACCGCCCGCGCCCTTGGCGCCGACGGGATGTACCTCGCGGGCGAAGACCCGGTGATCGTCGGGTCGGTCAGGGACGTTGTTGAACGCTGGGGCGGTGAGTTCTTCATCGAGGACAAGGTGAAGTGGAAACAGTGCATCAGGAGGTGGAAAGAGAATGGCGGGATCGTCGCTCACCTCACGATGTACGGGCTCGAAGTCGGCGAGGTCGTCGCCGCGGTGCAGGAGCGGCCCGAAGATCTGCTCATCATCGTCGGCGCCGAGAAGGTGCCTGGCGACGTCTATGGGATGGTCGACTACAATGTTTCGGTGACCAACCAGCCCCATTCTGAGATCTCAAGCCTTGCCATCTTCCTGGACCGCCTCTTCATGGGTCAGGAGATGGAGAAGAAGTTTGAAGGAGCAAAAATCCGTGTCGAGCCCTGCGAGGCCGGCAAGCGGGTGATCGAGCAGTGAAACGGATCCTCGTGGTCGGGTTCGCCACCAGGCATGTGGTCCAGTCGGCCCGCCGTGCCGGGTACGAGGTCTATGCCGTCGACCACTTCTGCGACCAGGACCTCTGCCAGGACGCCGCACGGCACCTGAAGTTCGAGGAACTCGACGAGATCCCTGACCTGGTTTCCCAGATCTGCAACGGGCATACGGCCGACTGGCTGGTGACCACCTCAGGGGCCGAGGACCTCTCGGTTCAGATCCCGCATGCCGGGCCCTCGGCCAAATGCTCGGCACGGTTCCTGGACAAACTCGAGATCCAGCGTTTCTTCGAGAAACATGGGATCCGGACTCCGGCCCTTGCCGAAGACGGGCAGTTCCCGGCGATGGTCAAGCCCAGGCACGGTGCCGGCGGATGGCGGAACCGGGTTGTCAGGTCGGCAGAAGACCTGCGGGCCTGGGAGGAGGAGTGGCCTGATGTCCCGGCGATCGCCCAGGAGGTGGTCGAGGGCGTGCCGGCCAGCGTTTCCTGCGTTTCCGACGGGAAGCGTGCCGTGGCGCTGGCCGCCAACGAGCAGCTGCTCAGGGGCGGCGACGGCGACCGGGCGTACGGGTTCTCGGGCTCGGTCACCCCCTTCGTCCACCCGCATGCGGCGCGGATGATGGCCGTCGCCGAGGAGGCGGTGGCCAGGAGCGGGTGCGTCGGGTCGGTCGGGGTGGACTTTGTCGTCGGGGACGACGACTTCTGGGCGATCGAGATCAATCCCAGGTTCCAGGGGACGCTCGACACCGTCGAGGCCTCGATCGGTGAGAGCGTCTTCCAGCACCACCTCGGTGCCTGCACCGGCACGCTGCCCGCGGCCAGGCCTGTGCCTGCGCAGGTCGCGGCGCGGGCGATCCTCTTTGCCGACCGCGACCTCGTGGTGAAGGAAGACCTTGCTCCGCTCTCCTCCTGCATCGCCGATATCCCCTGGCCAGGCACCGAAGTGGAGGAAGGAAGTGCGGTGGTCAGCGTCTATGGTCATGGACCTGACCGGGCCGCCGCCCTTGCAGCGCTGGATAGAAATATAACACGCGTCCGTCAATATATGTCCTGATGGTTGGCATTGACGATATGCTGGGCGATCCGGGGATCAGGGCCTACCTTCTCCGCCTGATCGAGGCGGAGGGGCTCGAACTCCTGGAGAAGTTCCCGCCTGACGGCGAGTATTCAGATGAAGAACTCGCGGAAAAGACCGGGATCAACCTCAACACGGTCAGGCACACGCTCTATACCCTGTATGAAAGGCGGCTTGCCGAGTACCGGCGGATCAA
This window encodes:
- a CDS encoding 4Fe-4S binding protein; translated protein: MKLQVSFSRKKVSEPIIARVVRDTGVLINVERARIEPSEGKVLIDVPDESVKLVCEKMRALGATVEVLEHAVMHDEEECVDCGACISVCPQEVFSFDEEWALTLDQGRCVLCGRCVQACPHGALTVEK
- a CDS encoding Nif3-like dinuclear metal center hexameric protein, giving the protein MHIADIVAHLEEIAPPELAEEFDEGRIGLIVEGREEVGTVCCALDATPAVADAAAARGADLLVVHHTPLWTPVTAVRGRDAQVLAPLLSHGINLYVMHTNFDHASGGVNDILAARLGLEDTRPMSLGVVGRCTLSLTEMAARIGGNVRVWGEAHDPEYLGVVGGSGFDPALIEEAAALGADAFLSAELKHHVARASPLPCIESTHYALEALAIETLALREGWDYLADTPRLTTIP
- a CDS encoding UPF0280 family protein; amino-acid sequence: MIREHFEYKQTITTVLADEEAHVAAAKEGMLRAREELERFIMEDSFFGVTFDPYAPEAESLTVRRMGAASREAGVGPMAAVAGTIAWAGAEAMQAAGARFGVVDNGGDIALFSNREVRVGVHAGASPFSDRLAFVVPPQEEILGICTSSATVGPSISFGVADAVTVFSRDVSRADAWATSLCNTLCPGDEEPFAPLEGTAVDGAIVILGEEIGVWGEVPEITGATVDPSLITRGESRPEGRR
- a CDS encoding ATP-grasp domain-containing protein, producing the protein MKRILVVGFATRHVVQSARRAGYEVYAVDHFCDQDLCQDAARHLKFEELDEIPDLVSQICNGHTADWLVTTSGAEDLSVQIPHAGPSAKCSARFLDKLEIQRFFEKHGIRTPALAEDGQFPAMVKPRHGAGGWRNRVVRSAEDLRAWEEEWPDVPAIAQEVVEGVPASVSCVSDGKRAVALAANEQLLRGGDGDRAYGFSGSVTPFVHPHAARMMAVAEEAVARSGCVGSVGVDFVVGDDDFWAIEINPRFQGTLDTVEASIGESVFQHHLGACTGTLPAARPVPAQVAARAILFADRDLVVKEDLAPLSSCIADIPWPGTEVEEGSAVVSVYGHGPDRAAALAALDRNITRVRQYMS
- a CDS encoding homocysteine biosynthesis protein; protein product: MEKSIEEINTRIRDGNARVVSAEEMPDIVAELGEEEALREVDVVTTGTFGAMCSTGAFLNFGHADPPIRMERVWLNDVEAYSGLAAVDAYMGAASESTTQGNAYGGAHVIEDFVSGRPVEVRAISKGTDCYPRRTVTTTLLLEDLNDAVMVNPRNSFQCYDAATNMTERVIHTYMGMLLPHTGNVSFSGAGALSPLANDPAYRVIGSGVPIFLGGTQGMVVGQGTQSSPATGFANLMTTGNLKEMSPEFLRAATFTGYGVTMYVGVGVPIPVVDLDVVRSTAVRDEEIMTNIVDYGTPHRERPAIARVSYADLKSGKVEIDGEEVRTSSLSSYRKAREIAETIRTWVEAGSMELSLPTRRFNAAKRTRPMRETKVVPRVREIMDTKVVAVAEDEPIRTAAAKLLKGETNHLPVLNGEGQLVGIVTTYDVTKAVGSTRELTVVRDIMTRKVVRTTPEEAVDVAAQKLERHNISALPVVDPAHRVIGMLSAIDLGKLLGGRWQL
- a CDS encoding SWIM zinc finger family protein — its product is MNEFWAGVQEAGLTPETREALRKRYRMRGQKAIEAVESGRVKKYHDFFVVQGRSEEYIVEDDFCTCKDFTYRGRCCWHILAARIAALTGRYTPVNAWYLDIMGRNR
- a CDS encoding MarR family transcriptional regulator translates to MKTEEFDWMVYHAIAWGHAATIPALIEYVGREKTAVEESVDRLVSYLLIERDGEKVRALSVEESILKCQLKHTAGIPLEIENGVIKIPDFARNGDKP
- a CDS encoding tRNA (cytidine(56)-2'-O)-methyltransferase, translated to MRKVCILRLGHRPERDHRVTTHVGLTARALGADGMYLAGEDPVIVGSVRDVVERWGGEFFIEDKVKWKQCIRRWKENGGIVAHLTMYGLEVGEVVAAVQERPEDLLIIVGAEKVPGDVYGMVDYNVSVTNQPHSEISSLAIFLDRLFMGQEMEKKFEGAKIRVEPCEAGKRVIEQ